In one window of Phycisphaerales bacterium DNA:
- a CDS encoding type II secretion system protein GspG, with product MTRRCKRASRVTRTCVCGMRHGSRTALQVAIRSFEGRPGQPVVHLVGVTHIGEKAYYEDLQKFLDVQDVVLFEGVKPGEAAADLEKADDASRVKMTKSRQRLLAVVVTRHKSKHGALPKTLEEALAPLHGSMARLGKAATVDGWGREQRYEVLPAEEGKAAKFDIVSLGADNAQGGEGAAADLKFSQQKPLTKEERSGGEGIQMQLAKALGLEFQLVAIDYNRPNWRNSDMTMTELEKALEEAGASGGMLFNMLDGSSMMSKMVSALLGMMGSTPEGSFYMKVMVVETLARAEEMMEVQGKSNKGMGAMMKVLIEGRNQVVFDDLEKLIREEPGVTSVALFYGAGHLADMEERLVAMGYRETGVVWKDAIEVDPGAVKGGKALMKQVRRQVERMVPKGGSPGGKPDEPALNKDAEKE from the coding sequence GTGACGCGTCGGTGCAAGCGCGCGAGCAGGGTGACGCGTACGTGCGTGTGCGGGATGCGGCATGGGAGCCGTACGGCGCTGCAGGTCGCGATCCGCAGCTTCGAGGGCAGGCCGGGGCAGCCGGTGGTGCACCTTGTCGGCGTGACGCATATCGGCGAGAAGGCGTACTACGAGGACCTGCAGAAGTTCCTCGATGTGCAGGACGTGGTGCTGTTTGAGGGGGTGAAGCCTGGCGAGGCCGCGGCGGACCTGGAGAAGGCGGACGATGCGTCGCGGGTGAAGATGACCAAGTCGCGCCAGCGGCTGCTGGCGGTTGTCGTGACGCGTCACAAGTCCAAGCACGGGGCGCTACCCAAGACGTTGGAAGAGGCGCTGGCGCCGCTTCACGGCAGCATGGCGCGGCTTGGGAAGGCCGCGACGGTTGACGGGTGGGGGCGGGAGCAGCGGTATGAGGTGCTGCCGGCGGAGGAGGGGAAGGCCGCGAAGTTCGACATCGTGTCGCTGGGGGCTGACAACGCCCAAGGCGGCGAGGGCGCGGCGGCGGACCTGAAGTTTTCGCAGCAGAAGCCGCTGACCAAGGAGGAGCGGAGCGGGGGCGAGGGGATCCAGATGCAGCTGGCCAAGGCGCTGGGCCTGGAGTTCCAGCTGGTGGCGATCGACTACAACCGGCCCAACTGGCGCAACAGCGACATGACGATGACGGAGCTGGAGAAGGCTCTGGAGGAAGCGGGTGCTTCGGGGGGCATGCTGTTCAACATGCTCGACGGCTCGTCGATGATGTCGAAAATGGTAAGCGCGCTGCTGGGGATGATGGGCAGCACGCCCGAGGGCTCGTTCTACATGAAGGTGATGGTGGTGGAGACGCTCGCCCGCGCCGAGGAGATGATGGAGGTGCAGGGCAAGTCGAACAAGGGCATGGGCGCGATGATGAAAGTGCTCATCGAGGGGCGGAACCAGGTGGTGTTCGACGACCTCGAGAAGCTCATCCGCGAGGAGCCGGGGGTGACGTCAGTGGCGCTGTTCTACGGCGCGGGGCACCTGGCGGACATGGAGGAGCGGCTGGTGGCGATGGGCTACCGCGAGACGGGGGTCGTGTGGAAAGACGCGATCGAGGTGGACCCGGGCGCGGTGAAGGGCGGCAAGGCGCTGATGAAGCAGGTCCGCCGGCAAGTCGAGCGCATGGTGCCCAAGGGCGGCTCGCCGGGTGGGAAGCCCGACGAGCCGGCGCTCAACAAGGACGCAGAGAAGGAATGA
- a CDS encoding DUF481 domain-containing protein — MRRLSCAALIAAAGFAVQALASDGLLPLNPGLAGAATTAAVSTELTLGSNTVELFTTNQPTASAPAPDQDKLEPPKQESRWPFFSGWTGGVEVGVNGSEGNSQNLNVHAGVNAQRKTERYDTKASLMYLRATADNEVTKNRFEANAQNDWIFAKGSRWRYFLKGTYEYDDFQDWQHRVTITNGIGYAFIENQRTTLIGRAGVGVRRDFGGEDNRWHPEGLLGADLSHKLTERQQLTASVELYPDFLDLNHYRAKAKVGWEILVDPETKMSLKIGIENRYDSNPGGDKKRNDLDYFALLVWSF; from the coding sequence ATGCGCCGATTGTCTTGTGCGGCCCTCATCGCGGCCGCGGGTTTCGCAGTTCAAGCCCTCGCGTCCGACGGCTTGCTGCCGCTCAACCCCGGCCTTGCCGGCGCGGCCACGACCGCCGCGGTCTCGACCGAGCTCACCCTCGGCAGCAACACCGTCGAGCTCTTCACCACCAACCAGCCCACGGCCTCCGCCCCCGCCCCCGACCAGGACAAGCTCGAGCCGCCCAAGCAGGAGTCGCGCTGGCCCTTCTTCAGCGGCTGGACCGGCGGCGTCGAGGTCGGCGTCAACGGCTCCGAGGGCAACTCGCAGAACCTCAACGTCCACGCCGGCGTCAACGCCCAGCGCAAGACTGAGCGCTACGACACCAAGGCCAGCCTCATGTACCTGCGGGCCACCGCCGACAACGAAGTGACCAAGAACCGGTTCGAGGCCAACGCACAGAACGACTGGATCTTCGCGAAGGGCTCGCGCTGGCGCTACTTCCTCAAGGGCACCTACGAGTACGACGACTTCCAGGATTGGCAGCACCGCGTCACGATCACCAACGGTATCGGTTACGCCTTCATCGAGAACCAGAGGACCACCCTCATCGGGCGCGCCGGTGTGGGTGTGCGCCGCGACTTCGGCGGCGAGGACAATCGCTGGCACCCGGAAGGTCTGCTCGGCGCCGACCTCTCCCACAAGCTGACCGAGCGCCAGCAGCTCACGGCCTCCGTCGAGCTCTACCCCGACTTCCTCGACCTTAACCACTACCGCGCCAAGGCCAAGGTGGGCTGGGAAATCCTCGTGGACCCCGAGACCAAGATGAGCCTCAAGATCGGCATCGAGAACCGCTACGACAGCAACCCGGGTGGCGACAAGAAGCGCAACGACCTGGACTACTTCGCCCTGCTCGTGTGGTCCTTCTAA
- the mscL gene encoding large-conductance mechanosensitive channel protein MscL — translation MGLIREFREFAMRGNVVDLAVGVIIGAAFGNIVNSLVKDILMPPIGFLTGGVDFKDKKFVLKEAIMEGEKVITPEVAVTYGVFINTLINFLIVAFCIFMVIKAMNRAFPKPPPPPPPGPTKEQILLTEIRDALRAR, via the coding sequence ATGGGCCTGATCCGAGAGTTCCGAGAGTTTGCGATGCGAGGCAACGTCGTTGACCTCGCCGTTGGGGTCATTATCGGCGCCGCCTTCGGCAACATCGTCAACTCGCTGGTCAAAGACATCTTGATGCCGCCCATCGGCTTCCTCACCGGCGGGGTGGACTTCAAGGACAAGAAGTTCGTCCTGAAGGAAGCGATCATGGAGGGCGAAAAGGTGATTACGCCTGAGGTCGCGGTCACCTACGGCGTCTTCATTAACACCCTCATCAACTTCCTCATCGTCGCCTTCTGCATCTTCATGGTCATCAAGGCCATGAACCGCGCGTTCCCCAAGCCCCCGCCGCCGCCCCCCCCGGGCCCGACGAAGGAGCAGATCCTGCTGACCGAAATCCGCGACGCCCTCCGGGCCCGCTGA